Proteins from a genomic interval of Quercus lobata isolate SW786 chromosome 11, ValleyOak3.0 Primary Assembly, whole genome shotgun sequence:
- the LOC115967156 gene encoding lysine histidine transporter-like 8 produces MGYLEQGQKYRTTYSRYQALIPKISRILGVVNAFGFIALAFRGHNLILEIQASMPSSERIRHKCQCGRVSNLRIFQLQCAYFPLQLKAIGLMEICVVSSFQLHGMPIFDGIEYIRTSRMKQPCPWWFRAISRVIFGFFCFFSAVAISFYGSQLQCLSGGFSLPLTLALPCFMWIKIKKPEAYSPMWWFNWTRGLFGMALSGILIVPGVYAVIVTGIEFLAAAVDDANCCCGGCRLLIIIMSPTHSYGRIPKF; encoded by the exons ATGGG ATATCTTGAGCAGGGACAGAAGTACAGAACCACTTACAGTAGATATCAAGCCCTTATACCCAAAATTTCTAGGATTTTGGGTGTTGTTAATGCATTTGGGTTCATTGCTTTGGCCTTTAGAGGTCACAATCTTATACTAGAGATACAG GCTTCCATGCCTTCAAGTGAAAGAATCCGTCACAAGTGCCAATGTGGAAGGGTGTCAAATCTGCGTATCTTCCAATTGCAATGTGCTTATTTCCCCTTGCAATTGAAGGCTATTGGGCTTATGGAAATATG TGTTGTAAGCTCCTTCCAACTCCATGGCATGCCAATATTTGATGGCATAGAGTATATACGCACAAGCAGGATGAAGCAGCCATGTCCGTGGTGGTTTCGAGCAATTTCCCGAGTCATTTTTGGGTTCTTCTGCTTCTTTTCAGCCGTCGCCATCTCATTTTATGGAAGCCAACTTCAATGTCTTAGTGGAGGCTTCTCATTACCTCTAACTTTAGCTCTTCCATGTTTTATGTGGATTAAGATTAAGAAACCAGAGGCATATAGCCCAATGTGGTGGTTTAATTGGACACGAGGGTTGTTTGGAATGGCTCTAAGTGGGATTTTGATTGTGCCAGGAGTGTATGCTGTAATTGTCACTGGTATTGAG TTCCTTGCTGCAGCTGTTGATGATGCCAACTGCTGTTGTGGTGGCTGCCGGCTGCTGATAATAATAATGAGTCCAACACATTCATATGGGAG GATTCCAAAGTTTTGA